A part of Olleya sp. Bg11-27 genomic DNA contains:
- a CDS encoding DUF6427 family protein, which produces MITTIFSKSKPINFLIVFSITLIAFLLLPFKYPNSVNPNLTILANLGVFLLVFLSVLVLNFIVSKNLLSQQNNYEILLFALFLLAVPQAFLNYKIVISNFFILLALRRLISVRSKKEVVKKLFDSGFLIGISALFYFWSILFFPLIFIALLLFSETTVKYYLVPFVGLAAIAVIAICFSIVIYNDYFLALPIDTAVNFNFNNYNSLQFITAITMMASFGIWSSLFYLRDIKKKMRSYRPSYKILFLTCVFAAVIVVFAPVKNGSEFLFLFAPLSVIVTNYIETIEDKWFKELFLGLLIIIPITLLVL; this is translated from the coding sequence ATGATTACAACTATTTTTAGCAAATCCAAACCAATTAATTTTTTAATTGTCTTTAGTATTACACTAATTGCTTTTTTGTTGTTGCCTTTTAAATACCCTAATAGTGTAAATCCTAACCTTACTATTTTGGCTAATTTGGGTGTTTTTCTATTAGTTTTTTTGTCTGTATTAGTACTTAATTTTATAGTTTCTAAAAATTTATTATCTCAACAAAATAATTACGAAATCTTACTTTTTGCTTTGTTTTTACTGGCTGTTCCTCAGGCGTTTTTAAATTACAAAATAGTCATTTCTAATTTTTTTATTCTATTAGCCTTGAGGCGTTTAATTAGTGTTAGGTCTAAAAAAGAAGTAGTCAAAAAATTGTTTGATAGTGGCTTTTTAATCGGGATTTCAGCTCTGTTTTATTTTTGGTCAATCTTGTTTTTTCCTTTAATATTTATTGCCTTGCTTCTCTTTTCAGAAACAACAGTTAAGTATTATTTAGTTCCTTTTGTTGGTTTGGCTGCTATTGCGGTGATTGCTATTTGCTTTTCAATTGTAATTTATAACGATTATTTTTTAGCATTACCTATTGATACTGCAGTTAATTTTAATTTCAATAATTATAATTCGTTGCAATTTATCACAGCGATTACAATGATGGCTTCTTTTGGGATTTGGTCCTCTTTATTTTATTTAAGAGATATTAAAAAGAAAATGCGAAGCTACCGACCATCGTACAAGATCTTGTTTTTAACATGTGTGTTTGCGGCAGTGATAGTTGTTTTTGCGCCTGTAAAAAACGGGAGTGAGTTTTTATTTTTATTTGCACCACTATCGGTGATAGTAACTAATTACATAGAAACGATAGAGGATAAATGGTTTAAAGAATTGTTTTTGGGGCTATTAATTATTATCCCAATAACGTTATTAGTGCTGTAA
- the upp gene encoding uracil phosphoribosyltransferase: MHIHNLSKENSVLNQFISEIRDVTVQKDSMRFRRNIERIGEVLGYELSKTLEFETKKITTPLATTETLVPKNDVVLCSILRAGVPIHNGLLNYFDKAENAFISAYRHHLDSPESFEIVVEYLACPDLTGKTLILADPMLATGQSLIATFKALQPFGTPKNIHIVAAIGAEVGVQFLEDNLPKNTNLWIAAIDKTLNSKGYIVPGLGDAGDLAFGVKLQH; the protein is encoded by the coding sequence ATGCATATTCATAATTTATCTAAAGAAAACTCTGTTTTAAATCAATTTATATCTGAAATCAGAGATGTTACAGTCCAAAAAGACAGTATGCGGTTTAGACGAAACATTGAACGTATTGGAGAAGTTTTAGGTTACGAATTAAGCAAGACCTTAGAATTTGAAACAAAAAAAATCACCACACCTTTAGCGACTACTGAAACTTTAGTCCCAAAAAACGATGTGGTTTTATGTTCTATTCTCAGAGCAGGAGTACCTATCCATAATGGCTTATTAAACTATTTTGATAAAGCTGAAAATGCATTTATATCTGCCTATAGACATCACTTAGATAGTCCTGAATCTTTTGAAATTGTGGTGGAATACCTAGCTTGTCCAGATCTTACAGGAAAAACACTAATACTTGCCGATCCAATGTTAGCAACAGGACAATCATTGATTGCTACTTTTAAAGCTTTACAACCTTTTGGAACACCAAAAAACATACATATTGTAGCTGCAATTGGCGCAGAAGTTGGCGTCCAATTTTTAGAAGACAATTTACCAAAGAACACTAATCTTTGGATTGCTGCCATTGACAAAACATTAAACAGTAAAGGTTATATTGTTCCTGGATTAGGTGATGCAGGTGATTTGGCCTTTGGTGTAAAATTACAGCACTAA
- a CDS encoding DUF4254 domain-containing protein — protein MFTDKANTIFQDVIKKYHIINTVDQPFTNVYDKSTHLLEHLLYRKCWIDTVQWHYEDIIRDPQIDPVAALTLKRKIDASNQDRTDMVEYIDSFFLEQYKDVNPKSEATINTESPAWGVDRLSILALKVYHMEEEATRADASDAHKAACQIKFDILLEQRVDLSTAIDTLLADIQKGDKYMKVYKQMKMYNDEELNPVLRNQK, from the coding sequence ATGTTTACAGATAAAGCAAATACCATATTTCAGGACGTTATAAAAAAGTATCATATCATCAATACAGTGGATCAGCCTTTTACTAATGTTTATGATAAGAGCACCCATTTATTAGAACACCTTTTATACAGAAAATGTTGGATTGATACTGTGCAATGGCATTACGAGGATATTATTCGTGATCCTCAAATAGATCCTGTTGCTGCTTTGACTTTAAAACGTAAAATTGACGCATCAAATCAGGATAGAACGGATATGGTGGAATATATTGATAGTTTTTTTTTAGAGCAATATAAAGATGTGAATCCTAAAAGCGAAGCAACTATCAATACCGAAAGTCCGGCTTGGGGGGTTGATAGATTATCTATTTTGGCATTAAAAGTATACCATATGGAAGAAGAAGCAACTAGAGCTGATGCTTCTGATGCCCATAAGGCGGCTTGCCAAATAAAGTTTGATATTTTATTGGAGCAACGTGTGGATTTAAGTACTGCAATTGATACCTTATTAGCTGATATCCAAAAAGGAGATAAGTATATGAAAGTGTATAAGCAGATGAAAATGTATAATGATGAGGAGCTTAATCCCGTTTTACGAAACCAAAAATAA